Proteins encoded together in one Diceros bicornis minor isolate mBicDic1 chromosome 18, mDicBic1.mat.cur, whole genome shotgun sequence window:
- the TUBG1 gene encoding tubulin gamma-1 chain, protein MPREIITLQLGQCGNQIGFEFWKQLCAEHGISPEGIVEEFATEGTDRKDVFFYQADDEHYIPRAVLLDLEPRVIHSILNSPYAKLYNPENIYLSEHGGGAGNNWASGFSQGEKIHEDIFDIIDREADGSDSLEGFVLCHSIAGGTGSGLGSYLLERLNDRYPKKLVQTYSVFPNQDEMSDVVVQPYNSLLTLKRLTQNADCVVVLDNTALNRIATDRLHIQNPSFSQINQLVSTIMSASTTTLRYPGYMNNDLIGLIASLIPTPRLHFLMTGYTPLTTDQSVASVRKTTVLDVMRRLLQPKNVMVSTGRDRQTNHCYIAILNIIQGEVDPTQVHKSLQRIRERKLANFIPWGPASIQVALSRKSPYLPSAHRVSGLMMANHTSISSLFERTCRQYDKLRKREAFLEQFRKEDIFKENFDELDTSREIVQQLIDEYHAATRPDYISWGTQEQ, encoded by the exons ATGCCGAGGGAAATCATCACCCTACAGTTGGGCCAGTGCGGCAATCAGA TTGGGTTCGAGTTCTGGAAACAGCTGTGCGCCGAGCATGGTATCAGCCccgaaggcatcgtggaggagttTGCCACCGAGGGCACTGACCGCAAGGACGTCTTTTTCTACCAG GCAGACGATGAGCACTACATCCCCAGGGCCGTGCTGCTGGACCTGGAGCCCCGGGTGATCCACTCCATCCTCAACTCCCCCTATGCCAAGCTCTACAACCCAGAGAACATCTACCTGTCAGAgcatggaggaggggctggcaaCAACTGGGCCAGCGGATTCTCCCAG GGAGAGAAGATCCACGAGGACATTTTTGACATCATAGACCGGGAGGCAGATGGCAGTGACAGTCTGGAG GGCTTCGTGCTGTGTCACTCCATCGCTGGGGGGACAGGCTCTGGCCTGGGCTCCTACCTCTTAGAACGGCTGAATGACAG GTACCCCAAGAAGCTGGTGCAGACGTACTCAGTGTTTCCCAACCAGGACGAGATGAGCGACGTGGTGGTCCAGCCCTACAACTCGCTGCTCACACTCAAGAGGCTGACCCAGAACGCAGACTGTGTG GTGGTGCTGGACAACACAGCCCTGAACCGGATCGCCACAGACCGCCTGCACATCCAGAACCCCTCCTTCTCCCAGATCAACCAGCTG GTGTCCACCATCATGTCTGCCAGCACCACCACCCTGCGCTACCCCGGCTACATGAACAACGACCTCATCGGCCTCATTGCCTCGCTCATTCCCACCCCACGGCTCCACTTCCTCATGACCGGCTACACCCCCCTCACCACGGACCAGTCG GTGGCCAGCGTGAGGAAGACCACGGTCCTGGATGTCATGAGGCGGCTGCTGCAGCCCAAGAACGTGATGGTGTCCACAGGCCGAGATCGCCAGACCAACCACTGCTACATCGCCATCCTCAACATCATCCAGGGGGAGGTGGACCCCACCCAG GTCCACAAGAGCCTGCAGAGGATCCGGGAACGGAAGTTGGCCAACTTCATCCCCTGGGGCCCAGCCAGCATCCAGGTGGCCCTGTCAAGGAAGTCTCCCTACCTGCCCTCAGCCCATCGAGTCAGTGGGCTCATGATGGCCAACCACACCAGCATCTCCTCG CTCTTTGAGCGGACCTGTCGCCAGTATGACAAGCTGCGGAAGcgggaagccttcctggagcaGTTCCGTAAGGAGGACATCTTCAAGGAGAACTTTGATGAGCTGGACACATCCAGGGAGATCGTGCAGCAGCTCATCGATGAGTACCATGCAGCCACGCGGCCGGACTACATCTCCTGGGGCACCCAGGAGCAGTGA